Proteins co-encoded in one Pieris napi chromosome 10, ilPieNapi1.2, whole genome shotgun sequence genomic window:
- the LOC125053195 gene encoding translation initiation factor IF-2-like has product MTKKLLKITCLLLLIFAVTIEGKKLSRSRGSGRGSGRKTNYKPQPAPTSLSYPQASAPKPSLFGWQEKPAQKTQISQSHQSKPGNQAPSYPASNTGLSGAGSKQTQQQEHVQRSNVPSQQTAPRPESPSQTNSHAYPASNGLSGNSGAGSSYPQGSGLSGSNGVPSSYNSPNKPQYPPNNNLQNNHPPNNVGNNYQAAPPPYTPYGNNNHQGPPPPYSNYGHGYSGYGGHGGPGYSPQMPGYFGSYTNKGFGGVSRSGSSLAGVGLAGAGIGTVLTGLALWNMARSTGHHHHTVIYDNRGQPIAVAAENGTVSAEDSILRDLVNCTLTISSINATEVIAIPCSIATSFTPDANVKDDKVENANNDTKCTITVVTKDSKEFMTTIPCSILLNTAAQNNVTEPPNVLAETALNDTLVETALNDTLIGTNITDSNSPTALKLSSEDEIKGFTVGLNCTSSESGEIRDPINPCFSVKDNLTVIPLMSTTKSGLLSENK; this is encoded by the coding sequence atgactAAAAAACTTCTCAAAATAACGTGTCTATTGTTATTGATTTTTGCTGTGACTATTGAAGGAAAGAAACTTTCTAGAAGCCGAGGATCGGGCAGGGGTTCTGGTAGGAAGACTAATTATAAGCCTCAGCCAGCTCCAACTTCCTTGAGCTATCCACAAGCGTCAGCTCCCAAACCAAGTTTATTTGGTTGGCAAGAAAAACCTGCTCAAAAGACACAGATATCGCAATCACACCAATCTAAGCCAGGAAATCAAGCTCCTTCATATCCTGCAAGCAACACTGGGCTTTCTGGTGCAGGTTCAAAACAAACTCAGCAACAGGAACATGTTCAAAGAAGTAATGTTCCAAGCCAGCAAACTGCACCTCGTCCTGAATCACCAAGCCAAACGAACAGCCACGCATATCCTGCCTCCAATGGATTATCTGGAAATTCTGGAGCAGGTTCTAGCTATCCACAAGGGTCAGGATTATCAGGATCAAATGGGGTTCCGTCGTCTTATAATTCACCAAATAAGCCACAGTACCCACCTAATAACAATTTACAAAACAATCACCCGCCGAACAATGTTGGAAATAATTACCAAGCTGCTCCCCCACCCTACACACCGTATGGAAATAACAATCATCAAGGCCCTCCACCTCCTTATTCCAATTATGGACATGGTTACAGTGGTTATGGGGGTCATGGTGGACCAGGATACAGTCCACAAATGCCTGGTTACTTTGGCAGCTACACCAACAAAGGTTTTGGTGGTGTAAGCCGTTCTGGTAGTTCGCTAGCTGGTGTTGGTTTAGCGGGTGCCGGTATAGGAACCGTGCTTACTGGATTGGCATTGTGGAATATGGCTAGATCTACAGGCCATCATCATCATACAGTTATCTATGATAATAGAGGACAGCCTATTGCAGTAGCTGCCGAAAACGGAACTGTTTCGGCGGAAGATTCCATACTACGTGATTTAGTAAACTGTACTCTTACAATCAGCAGTATAAATGCGACTGAAGTCATCGCAATACCTTGTTCAATTGCAACTTCCTTTACACCTGATGCTAATGTTAAGGATGATAAAGTTGAGAATGCTAACAATGATACGAAGTGCACGATCACTGTGGTAACAAAAGATAGTAAAGAATTTATGACGACTATACCATGTTCCATTTTACTGAACACTGCAGCACAAAACAATGTAACGGAACCACCGAACGTTCTTGCAGAAACTGCTCTTAATGACACCTTGGTAGAAACTGCTCTAAATGACACCTTGATAGGAACTAATATTACCGATTCAAATTCTCCAACAGCCTTAAAACTTTCTAGTGAGGATGAGATTAAGGGCTTCACTGTTGGGTTAAACTGCACGTCTTCCGAATCGGGAGAAATTCGTGATCCTATTAATCCATGCTTTAGTgtaaaagataatttaactGTAATACCTCTCATGTCCACTACTAAATCTGGCTTGCTTTCAGAAAACAAGTAA